The segment ACAGCTTCGTGAGGAGCAGTCGGCCAAAGCCGCGCTGCAGGAGCGCGAGGCCGTAGCGCGGGAGCTTCATGACGGCATGGCCCAGTCGCTCTTTCTGCTTGGCGTCAAGGTCGACAAGCTGAAAGCCGCCGAAACGGAGGCCGCCGCTGCAAGCTACCCCGGTCTCCACCAGGTCACTCAGGAGCTGAACGATTATGTCAGGCAGGCCATCAGCAGCCTGCGTAAGGAGCCGGAGCATGAAATGTCAAGCTGGCAGGACTCCCTTCAGCGGCTTATCGTCCAATTTGAGGAGGAGCATGGCATTCCGGTCATCATGGAATGGAGCATTCCAGAGGCTTCCTTGAGCGCCAAGGAGAAGGTGGAGCTCTACTCCTCGGTGCGGGAAGGCCTGCAGAACATTCGGAAGCATGCCGAGGCGAGCGAGGTCTATGTGCAGGGCTTGTCCACACTGGACGGAGGCTGGCGCGTAGCGATCCAGGATAACGGACACGGCATGGATGCACAGCAGCTGGAGGACCCGCGTCGCTTCGGCCTGCGAATTGTCCGCGAGCGCGCCAGACAGCTGGGCTGGGGCATGAACCTCGCGCGGCGGGAAGGCCGGACGGTGCTGTCCATCACGAGCAGCAGGGAGGACCTCTGATGCAGCCGATACGAATTCTTATCGCAGACGATCACCGCCACGCGCGGGAGGGCATGCGCGAGCTGCTGGAGCCGGAGCCGTCATTCGAGGTCGTTGCCGAGGCACAAACCGGGCAGGAGGCCCTGGAGCATACCGCTGTCTACATGCCCGACGTCATTCTGATGGACATCAATATGCCAGGCATGTCGGGCCTGGAAGCCACCCGTCAGATCAAGAACAATTACCCCTACGTCAAGATCATTATGGTCACCGTTTCTGATGATATTACCGATCTGTTCGAGGCCATCAAGCAGGGCGCCCAGGGCTATCTGCTGAAGAACATTACGCCAGGAGCCTGGCTGGAATACGTCAGAGCCGTTGCGCTCGATGAGGCGCCGTTGACCCGTGAGCTGGCCGTACAGCTGCTGAAAGAATTCTCCACCCGGCCGCCGGCCAGTGAGCGTTCTCCGCTGACCCCAAGGGAGCAGGAAATTCTGGAGCAGGTTGCCAAAGGAAAAAGCAATCGGGACATCTCTACGGAGCTGGTGATCTCCGAGCACACCGTCAAGAACCATCTCAAGAACATTATGCAGAAGCTCCATCTCGACAATCGGGTTCAGCTGACCCGCTATGCGTACGATCAGGGCTGGGTGAAATGACTCTTTCGAGCTATACCCACCAGCCCCCCTTTCCTCTAGGATGGATAAAAAAACCGGCCGGAGGAAAGGAGGCTTTCTCATCATGCAGTTTCTCCGCCCAGGCACGGTGCTCCGTGCCTTTTTGCTGTTTACGGTTATGGCTGCAGTCCTGCTGCCGCTGGGAATGTCCGCTGACGCGGAGGAGAGCCCCGTTCCGCTTCAGCCGCTTCTGGATCAAGCTCAGCCCGGGGAGATCCTTACCCTGGAGCCAATCACGTACAGCGGTCCTGCTGTTATTGACAAGCCGCTTACGCTGCAGGGCAAAGATGTCAAGATCGTGAACGAGACCTCCGAGCCCGCCCTGACGCTTCTCTCCAGCGGAATTAACCTGGAGGGGATGAACCTAGTCCATTTACACCGGGACCCCGCTATTCCGGCGGTGCTGCTGCAGCAAGTTTCAGAGAGCAGGCTGTCTGGCCTCACCATCAAGACACTGGGGGCTGGTGTAAATTTGAGGCAGGCGAAGGACGTTACACTCCGGGACATGACCATTCTGGGCAGCCAGCACCCAGGGTCTTCCCGGGGCAATGCCATGGATTTGCTGGACTCCAGCGGCATTACTATTACCGGCAGCGTCATTCAGCGAATGCAGGATGGCATTTATGTGGAAGGCGGAAGCTCTCTTTCCCTGGTGGACAATGAGGTATCCGGCTCCAGGTACGGCTTTCACCTCATGTTTACGAAGGATTTGGAGCTGCTGGATAACCGGGGCTTCGGGAACATCACAGGCGCCATGGTCATGAGTGTCCGTCAGGCGAGTATTCAGAACAATCGCTTCGAGAAGCAAAGTCAGAACGTGAATGCTCAAGGGCTGCTGCTCTTTGAGGTGTATGACTCCACCATTGCCGGCAATATCGCCGAGGGGAATCGGGTCGGGTTCTATATTCAGGGCTCGGAGAATAACCGGCTTCTATCCAATGAGCTGCGGAGCAATTTTATCGGCATCCAAATGCTGAGCTCGGCAGACAATGTGCTCCACAACAACACCTTGACCGCCAATGTCGTGGCCGCTCAAGCCGTGGATAGCAGCGGTAATACGTCAGACGGTAACTACTGGGACAGTGCACCGACGCTGGATGTGGACGGTTCAGGCTTCAGCGGCCTGCCGTACTCGGTAAATCCCTTCTTTCTGCAGATTTCCGGTCCGGTGCCGCCCTTCCAGCTGCTGTTCCAGTCACCGGGAATGCCCGTGCTGGAGCAGCTGTTCCAGAGCGGCGCTGAGACGTGGCTGAGGGATGCTGCCCCATTGCTGGAGCCGCCTGCAAGCAGGAATGCTGAAGGAGAAGCAGAGACCGGCGTGCTGCTGTTGTCGCTGCTGCTCTTGGGAGTCGGATCTGCCACTATACTTAAATTCAGGAGGTTCTCGACATGAGAAAAATAACATGGATCGTATTCGCAAGCCTGCTGCTACTGCTTTCCGCCGGCTGCGGCAGAGAGGAATATGCCGCTGTCCCGATTGATGAGCAGGTCGATAAGTGCCCGGTCTGCAATATGCAGGTCAAGGATAATGCCTATGCGGTTCAGCTCCAGCTAAAGGATTACAGGACGTTAAAGTTTGATGATCTCGGCGATCTGTACGTGTGGAAGCAGGAGCATGGCACCGAGGACATCGGAGCCCAGTTTGTTCGCGATTATTTCACACTGGAATGGCTGCATTTGAAGGATGCTTTTTATGTTTATGATGATGGCATCCGTACCCCCATGGCGTTCGGCATGGTATCGTTCAAGGACGAGCCGAGTGCCGAGCGGTTTATGCAGGAATACGGCGGCGGAACGCTGTTAACGGCGGCGCAGCTGGAGGAGCATGAATGGAAGTCCCACATGGATATGATGGAGGACATGCACGGCAGTCAGCAGCATCAGGGGGAGGAGAAGCACGGAGATGGCCAGGCTGAGCAAGGCGGGGGTCATGAATAAGCATCAGCCGGAGGATTTTCTAAGCCTGAGAGCGGCGTCCGCGATGGCTTCCCGGGAAATCAAGCTGGGCTTTCGCAGCGCATGGGCTTACTCCTTCATGGCTCTGTTCGTCCTCCTCAGCCTGGCTTTGCTGCTGATCCAGCAGCAAAGCTCCGGAGGGTATACCGGGACGACCGGGGCTGTGATGAATCTGCTCCTGTATCTGCTTCCGCTCATGGCGCTGCTGCTCGGCTCCTTCTCTATTGCAGCCGAACGAGAAGAGGGGGGCTGGCAGCTTCTCTCGACATATCCCATCAGCACCTGCGGATATGTCACGGGGAAATTTGCAGGCACACTGGCTGTCCTGCTAATCATTGTTGCGGCCGGCTTCGGCCTTTCCGGACTGGTCAGCTTTCTGGTGACACAGACATACACCTTTAGCACCTACATCCTGTTTCTCACGTTCTCAGCTTGTCTGATTGTTTCTTTTTTGAGCCTGTCTCTGCTGATCGGCGCCCTTTCCAGCAATCGCTGGCAGGCCTTGACCCTCTCGGTCGCCGTCTGGTTCCTGCTCGTGCTGGGCTGGCCCACCTTGATCATTGCGGTGCTGGGGATGCTGCCCTACCTCTGGATCAAGCCGGTTCTGATGACACTGGTCTTTCTGAATCCTGCCGAGCTGTCCCGGCTGTTTCTCGTCATCAAGCTGGGCGGCGGAGCGGTGCTCGGTCCTGAATATTACAAATGGGTCGGCTTGATGGCTCAGCCGGAGGGCACCCTGATCTTCTTGAGTGTCAGCACAGTATGGATGGTGCTGCTGCTGGGCCTGTCTGCCTGGATCATGCAAAGGAGGCGAACCCATGTCTGAAACAGCCGTATTGCAGCTAGAGCAGGTCTCCAAGGTCATCAAAGGGCAAACCCTGCTCCAGCCGCTCCATCTAAAGCTTGAAGCCGGCCGAATCCTCGCACTGTGCGGCGGCAACGGCGCGGGCAAAAGCACGCTGCTCCGTCTGGCCGCCGGATTGTCCTCCCCCAGCAGCGGCACGGTATCTGTGCTGGGCATGAATTGGAAGCGGCAGTTCAAGAGATGCGCCGACAGTATCGGGTACATGCCGGATGATTTTCAGTTCGGCGAGGCGCTCACGGCTTACGAGACGCTGTCCTTCTACGCCTCTCTCCGGGGCGCAGCGCCGGCCAGAGTCCACGAGCTGCTGGAGCGGACCGGGCTCCGCGAGGTGAAGGACCGGAAGGTCGCGGCCTTTTCCAAGGGCATGCGCCAGCGGCTGCTCTTCGCTCAGGCCCTGCTCGCGGCACCGCCCTTGCTGATCCTGGATGAGCCGACGAACGGACTCGATCCCTACTGGATGAACGCCTTTGCCGAGCTGGTCTCGCAATGTGCCTCTGAAGGACAGAGCGTGATCTTCTCGACGCATCAGCTGAATGTGGCGGAGCAGTCGGCGGACGAGGTTATTTTTCTGGATGCCGGTCATGTCCGGTACCAGGGCGCGGCTGCACCGCTGAAGGAGCAGTATGCACAGCAAGGCGGATTGTACGGAGCGTTCGCGGACCTGGTCATGAGCAAGGCCGGGAGCTCCCGGCCGGCTGCAGCACCATAACATCAAAGGGTCCCGGGCAGGATGAGAAGCTTCTCTCCTTTGCCGGGACCCTTTTTGACTTGCGTGTTCGTCAGCCTGCCTGCTGCTTCTCGCTGAATTGGCTGTTGTAAAGATCGGCATAGAAGCCTTCCTGGGCCAGCAGCTCCTCATGGCTGCCCTGCTCCACAATGCGTCCCTTGTTCATGACGAGAATCAGGTCGGCATTCTTGATTGTGGACAGGCGGTGGGCGATGACAAAGCTCGTTCGGCCCTGCATGAGCTGCTTCATCGCTTTTTGGATATACAGCTCGGTTCGGGTATCCACACTGCTGGTCGCCTCATCCAGAATGAGGATGGACGGATTGGACAGGATCGCTCTCGCGATGGTCAGAAGCTGCTTCTGTCCCTGCGAGATGTTAGAGGCTTCCTCGTTCAGCACGGTATCATAGCCGTCCGGAAGCGTCCTTATAAAATGATCCGCATGCGCCGCCTCTGCCGCCCGTACAATATCGTCCTCGCTGGCGCCTTCCCGCCCATAAGCGATGTTGTCCCGGATGCTTCCATTGAAGAGCCAGGTGTCCTGAAGCACCATGCCGAACAAGCCGCGCAGCTCACTGCGCTTCATGTCAATAATGTCGGTGCCATCAATCGTAATCGCCCCGCCGTTCAGCTCGTAGAAGCGCATGAGCAGGTTGATGAGGGTTGTTTTTCCGGCTCCGGTTGGCCCTACGATCGCGACCATCTGGCCTGGGGCTACAGACACATTCATATCCTCGATCAGTAGCTGGTCCGGCTTATAGCCAAAGGCCACCTGCCGGAATTGTACCTCGCCCCGGACCGGTGCAGCCGTCTGCTGCAAGCCTGCCGCCTCCGGAATCTCCTCCTCTTCATCCAGCACTTCAAATACGCGTTCTGCGGAAGCAATCGTGGACTGAATCACATTCGCAATGTTCGCCAGCTGGGTAATCGGCTGGGTAAACTGACGGGAATATTGAATGAAGGCGAGAATATCGCCGACCGTGATGGAGCCGCGCGTCACCAGAATGCCGCCCAAAATGCTGACAATGACGTAGCCGATGTTGCCGATAAACATCATCAGCGGCATAATGACCCCAGAGATAAACTGGGCTCTCCAGCCGGCCTCATACAGCTTGTCATTGACCTTGTCAAATTCCTGAATGCTCTGCTTCTCACGGCCGAACGCCTTCACCACACGATGCCCCGTGTACATCTCCTCCACATGGCCGTTCAGCTGGCCCAGATGCTTCTGCTGGTCTGCGAACTGCTTCTGGGAACGCTTGGCGACCGAGATCGTGACGATCACGCTGAGCGGCAGCGTCAGAATCACGACCAGCGTCATCAGCGGGCTGATCCAGAGCATCATGACGATGACGCCGACCAGGGTCACGAGAGATGTAATGAGCTGTGTCAGGCTCTGCTGCAGGGTGCTGGCGATATTGTCCATATCGTTCGTCACCCGGCTGAGCGTCTCCCCGTGCGAGCGGGCGTCAAAATATTTCAGCGGCAGGCGGCTCAGCTTATGGTCCACTTCTTCCCGAAGATCATACACTGTGCGCTGGGCAACCCCTGCCATCACGTATTGCTGGATATAGGCGAATACGGAGCTCAACAGGTACAAGCCTCCCAGCCAGAGCAGAATCTGCTGGAGTGCGGCAAAGTCAATGCTGGCTGCCGGATCTCCCTGAATCGCCTTCCAGCCATCAAACAGGACATCGGTCGCTTCGCCCAGAATCTTCGGACTGAGGATGCCGAATAAGGTACTGAGCAGCGCCGCCGCCAGCACGAGCAGCAGCTTGCCCCGATGCGGCTTCAGATAGCCGGCCAGCCGCCGGAAGGTGCCTTTGAAATCCTTGGGCTTCTCGACAGGCATACCCGGTCCGTGCGGTCCGCCTCCGAAGGGACCGCCCCCGCGGGGATGTCCACCGCCCCGGGGATGCCCTCCGCCATGAGACGAGGCGCCTCCATGAGGAGGTCCGCTGGCATTCTGGCTGCGGATCTGTTGTTCTCCACTCATGCGATCTCCTCCTCTGACAGCTGGGATGCTACAATCTCACGGTACACACTGCTGGTCTCCATAAGCTCCTGATGCTTGCCGATGCCGGCGATTTGGCCTTCCTCCAGCACGATGATGCGGTCCGCTTCCATGACCGTGCTCACCCGCTGCGCTACAATCAGGACGGTAGACTGTGTGGTCTCCTGCTTCAGCGCTGCGCGCAGCCGGGCATCGGTCTTGAAGTCAAGCGCCGAGAAGCTGTCATCAAACACATAGACCTCCGGCCGCCGTACCAGTGCCCGCGCAATAGACAGACGCTGCTTCTGCCCGCCGGAGACGTTGCCCCCGCCTTGGGTGATCAATCCCTCGTAGCCGCCTTCCATGGCGGATATGAATTCATCGGCCTGTGCAATCTCGGCGGCACGGGCCACCTCTTCATCGGTGGCGTCTTCTTTTCCGTAGCGAATATTCTCGGCAATCGTGCCTGTGAATAGCAGAGCCTTCTGCGGTACATACCCGATGGCTTCCCGAAGCTGCTCCTGGGTGAGCTGCCTGACATCCACTCCGTCCAGGCTGACTGTGCCTGAGGTCACATCGTAAAAGCGCGGAATCAGGTGAATGAGCGTCGATTTGCCGGAGCCTGTGCCCCCGATAATCGCCGTTACCTCGCCGGGATTGGCCTCAAACGTAATATTGGATAATGCCGGCGCTTCAGCACCGGGATAATAAAAGGTGACGTCCTGAAACGTAATCCGGCCCTTCCCCTTCTGTGCCGGGGCCGCAGTCTTCGGATCCTCAATGTCAGGCTGCATTTGCAGCACCTCGTTGATCCGGACTGCGGATGCCTGTGCGCGCGGGATCATGACGAACATCACAGACAGCATGATCAGCGAGAACATGATCATCATCGCATACTGCAGGAAAGCCATGAGATCGCCGACCTGCAGGTACCCGTCCTGAATGCGTGCCCCGCCAAACCAGACAATGGCGATGGTCGCCATATTCATGACCAGCATCATGACCGGCATCATGGCGCCCATGATTTTGTTCACCCGGATCGACACCTGGGTCAGATCCTCGTTGGCCTCCTGGAACCGGTTCTCCTCATACTGGACGCGGTTGAAGGAGCGAATGACGCGCATGCCGGTCAATCCCTCGCGGGTGACCCGCCCGAGGGCGTCGATTTTGACCTGGATTTTTTTGAAGAGCGGAATGCCTTTGGAAGCAATCAGAAAAATCGCCAGACCCAGCACCGGCAGCACAATCAGCAGCACCGTAGTCAGTCCCGGATCGCGCGAAACGGCCATCAGGATGCCTCCGATACACATGAGCGGCGCCAGCACCAGCATTCGCAGAATCATGATCGTCACCTGCTGCACCTGATTGATGTCGTTCGTGGTGCGCGTAATGAGCGAGGCCGTGCCGATGCGGTCAAATTCCTGCAGCGAGAAATTCTCGACGTGGCTGAACACGTTCTGACGTAAAATTTTGCCGAGACCTGCAGCCGACCTCGCCGCCAGATAGCTGGCTGCGATGGAGCAGAGCACGCCTCCTGCCGCAATCGCGAGCATGATCCCGCCAACGCGCCAGATCAAGGCGATATCGCCGGTCACCACGCCCTTGTCCACAATATCTGCCATCAAGGTTGGCAGAAACAACTCCGATAGCGTCTGCAAGAACGTAAATAACAGCACCAGCAGCACAGCTCCCCGAAACGGCTTCATGTATCGTAATAAGCTCAGCATTCTCTATTCTTCTCCCTTCGCTTCAGATCCCGGCGGTGGAGGCGCTGCCTCGTGCTCGGTCCAATAGATGTATACTTTCGTGAGCAGGCGGGCGAGCTCCGCGCTCTCCTCGCGGCCCAGGTACTGCACCAGCCCTTTAAAATGCGCCCGGAACGCCTCATGCGCCTGATCCGCAATCTGCTGCCCCTCCTCCGTGAGCTCCACGCGCACCGCGCGGCGGTCCTGTGGATCCATAATGCGGGTTACGAGGCCTTTTGCCTCCAGGCCATTGATGAACTGGGTAATCGTCGGGGACGTCACGCCCATCCGGCTGCTGATCTCGGACACCTTCAGGCTGTCTGTTTCCTGCATGGCTGCATGAAATTTCAAGGTCATCAGCACCTTGATTTCACCGCCTGTATAGCCGCCAAGGGACATCTGCTCCCACGGCCGCTTGCGAAACAGCCCAAATGACTTCATCAGCTGCCGCGCTGCCTCACCCCAGCCATCCTCCGGCTCCTCGCCGCAAGGAGCCTGGAGGTCAGGCGCCTCACTGCAGGGAGGCGCCTGCGTGGGCGAGGGCTCCTGCGATTGCGGAGGCTCCTGTGAGAGCAAGGGCTCCTGCGATTGCGGAGGCTCCTGCGGGAGCGAGGACTCCTGCGATTGCGGAGGCTCCTGCGATTGCGGAGGCTCCTCTATGCTCGAGGAAGGGGTGTCCGTGATAGGCTCATCGGGAGTGCTGTCGCCTTCGTTTTCCCTTTCGTTCAACGGGCGCCCCCCTTTTCCATTGCTGCTCTTATAGTCCTCCGTCCGTGGAGGTCGATGAAAATCTGCCATGCCACACCTCGCTTCTTATGCTTATTCACTCCATTTTGATTACGTCTCGTTCATGGTGACGGTGCACCTGATGATGGATCGCGTGATGGCTCAGTAGATGACGGGCTGCTCAGTGATGATAGTTTGTCTGACAACGGTGTAATTGATGACAGCAGCTCGCTGTAAAACTAATAATATGCCAGTCGCTCTCTTTACATAGCTTTCTAATTAATTAGGTAACCTAAATATATACTTGAGGAAAGTGTGAAGTCAAATGGATGCGCCTGCTCACATTCGTCCCTAGTTTCGGCAGCGTGAGGCTGAATGTGTTCGGTTTTTCGTGTTCGTTGGGCGCGGGGGCGGCCAGCGGGCGCAACGAGTTCGGTTTTTCGTGTTCGTTAGGCGCGGGGGCGGGCGACGGGCGCAACGGGTTCGGTTTTTCGCGTTCGTTAGGCGCGGGGGCGGGCGGCGGACGCATCGAGTTCGGTTTTTCGCGCTCGTTGAGCGCGGGGGCGGCCAGCGGACGCATCGAGTTCGGTTTTTCGCGTTCATTGGGCGCGAGGGCAGCAGGCGGGCGCAATGAGTTCGGTTTTTCGCGTTCATTGGGCGCTGGGGCGGCCAGCGGGCGCAACGAGTTCGGTTTTTCGCGTTCGTTGGGCGTGGGGGCGGCCAGCGGACGCAACGAGTTCGGTTTTTCGCGTTCATTGGGCGCGGGGGCGGGCGGCGGGCGCATCGAGTTCGGTTTTTCGCGTTCGTTAGGCGCGGGGGCGGGCGGCGGACGCATCGAGTTCGGTTTTTCGTGTTCGTTAGGCGTGGGGGCGACCAGCGGGCGCAACGGGTTCGGTTTTTCGCGTTCATTGGGCGCGGGGGCGGGCGGCGGATGCATCGAGTTCGGTTTTTCGCGTTCATTGGGCGCGGGGGCGGCCAGCGTGCGCAACGAGTTCGGTTTTTCGTGTTCGTTAGGCGCCGGGGCGGGCGGCGGGCGCATCGAGTTCGGTTTTTCGCGTTCATTGGGCGCGAGGGCAGCAGGCGGGCGCAATGAGTTCGGTTTTTCGCGTTCATTGGGCGCTGGGGCGGCCAGCGGGCGCAACGAGTTCGGTTTTTCGCGTTCGTTGGGCGTGGGGGCGGCCAGCGGACGCAACGAGTTCGGTTTTTCGCGTTCATTGGGCGCGGGGGCGGGCGGCGGGCGCATCGAGTTCGGTTTTTCGCGTTCGTTAGGCGCGGGGGCGGGCGGCGGACGCATCGAGTTCGGTTTTTCGTGTTCGTTAGGCGTGGGGGCGACCAGCGGGCGCAACGGGTTCGGTTTTTCGCGTTCATTGGGCGCGGGGGCGGGCGGCGGATGCATCGAGTTCGGTTTTTCGCGTTCATTGGGCGCGGGGGCGGCCAGCGTGCGCAACGAGTTCGGTTTTTCGTGTTCGTTAGGCGCCGGGGCGGGCGGCGGGCGCATCGAGTTCGGTTTTTCGCGTTCGTTGGGCGCGGGGGGCGGCAGGCGAACGCATCGAGTTCGGTTTTTCGCGTTCATTGGGCGCTTGGGCGGGCGGCGGGCGCAACGGGTTCGGTTTTTCGCGTTCATTGGGCGCGGGGGCGGGCGGCGGGCGCAACGGGTTCGGTTTTTCGTGTTCATTGGGCGCGGGGGCGACCAGCGTGCGCAACGAGTTCGGTTTTTCGTGTTCGTTAGGCGCCGGGGCGGGCGGCGCACGCATTGTGTTCGGTTTTTCGCGTTCGTTGAGCGCGGGGGCGGCCATCGGGCCCAACGAGTTCGGTTTTTCGCGTTCATTGGGCGCGGGGGCGGGCGGCGGGCGCAACGAGTTCGGTTTTTCGCGTTCATTGGGCGCGGGGGCGGCCATCGGGCCCATCGAGTTCGGTTTTTCGTGTTCGTTAGGCGCCGGGGCGGGCGGCGCACGCATTGTGTTCGGTTTTTCGCGTTCGTTAGGCGCCGGGGCGGGCGGCGGGCGCATCGAGTTCGGTTTTTCGCGTTCGTTGGGCGCGGGGGCGACCAGCGGGCGCAACGAGTTCGGTTTTTCGCGCTCGTTGAGCGCGGGGGGCGGGCGGCGGGCGCATCGAGTTCGGTTTTTCGCGCTCGCTGAGCGCGGGGGAAGGCGGCGGATATATCAAAGGCCCATGCCATCGACATGGACCTGCGCGGTTCTCGGCTTACAGCCGCTTGTAGCTCCGCCACTCCTCCGGCAGCAGCTGGTGGTACTGCCGGTTCTGGAACCGGTCGTCCACCAGCACCAGCGTGCCGGTATCGCTCTCGGAGCGGATCAGACGCCCGCCGGCCTGTAGCACCTTGTTCATGCCGGGGTAGACGTAGGCGTAATCGTAGCCATTTTTGCCAAGGCGGTCGAAATAGGTACGAATGATGTCATTCTCAAATGACAGCTGCGGGAGCCCCACTCCGACCACCACGACGGAAGAAAGGCGTTCTCCCTTCAAGTCGATACCTTCCGAAAAAATGCCGCCCATGACCGCGAACCCGACAATGGGGCCGCCCCCGCTCTGGCGGAACGCACCCAGAAAAGCCTCCCGCTCTCCCTCACTCATCCCGTGACCCTGCAGCAGCGTGCGCATCTCAGGATGCGCCGCGCTAAACGCCGCATGGATCTCCTGCATATATGGATAAGACGGCAGAAACACCAGCGTGTTCACCGGCTTCTCCTTCACCAGCTCTGTCAGCAGCGAAAGGATCGCTCCCTTGCTCCGCTCCCGGTCCTTGTAGCGTGTAGAGACCGGCAGCAGCTTCACCTCCAGCTGGTCCGCAGAGAACGGAGACGGGATCGACAGGCTGTAATCCTCCTCCTCCGCACCCAGCATGTCCCGGTAATACATCAGCGGGGTCAGCGTGGCGGAGAAAATAATGGTGGACCGGAAGTTCTTGCCCGCCTGCCGGAGCAGATGCGAGGGGTTTAAGCAGAACAGCTTCAGAAAGACCTCACTGCCGTCCATCTCCGCATAGGTGACATACCGCTCATCATACAGCCGGGAAATGCGCAAATATCCCTGGGCCGCAAAATAACACTCCAGCAGCAGCTCGTTCTCCTCGCCGCCCCGCCCGCTCATCAGCTCCGGCTCTGCCTGCTGCACAAACGCCTCCAGCAGCTCATCCAGCATTTCCGGCTGACTTGAGCCGACTACCCGCGGCTCCTCCCCGCTTACCTTGCGCAGCACAATAAAACGGTTGTTCACCGTCTTGGCTGCCTGATAAACTCCGGGATTCCGCTCTTTAAAAGCGCGCTGCACGTCCAGGAACATCGACTTCCTCAGCTCTGCCGAATACATGCTGCGGGCACGGTCCACCAGATTGTGACCCTCGTCCACCAGCAGCACAGAGGATTTCTTGGCATCCTCCTGCATCCGCTTCAGCGACACCTTGGGATCAAAAATATAATTGTAATCGCAAATGACAACATCGGCCGCGTAAGCCGCATCCAGCGAGAACTCGAACGGACATACCCGGTGCTTGCGCGCATAAGCCTCAATAACCGGCCGGGTCATTGACGTCTCATGCTCCAGCAGATCCAGAATCGCCCCATTGATCCGGTCATAATAT is part of the Paenibacillus algicola genome and harbors:
- a CDS encoding ABC transporter ATP-binding protein, with translation MLSLLRYMKPFRGAVLLVLLFTFLQTLSELFLPTLMADIVDKGVVTGDIALIWRVGGIMLAIAAGGVLCSIAASYLAARSAAGLGKILRQNVFSHVENFSLQEFDRIGTASLITRTTNDINQVQQVTIMILRMLVLAPLMCIGGILMAVSRDPGLTTVLLIVLPVLGLAIFLIASKGIPLFKKIQVKIDALGRVTREGLTGMRVIRSFNRVQYEENRFQEANEDLTQVSIRVNKIMGAMMPVMMLVMNMATIAIVWFGGARIQDGYLQVGDLMAFLQYAMMIMFSLIMLSVMFVMIPRAQASAVRINEVLQMQPDIEDPKTAAPAQKGKGRITFQDVTFYYPGAEAPALSNITFEANPGEVTAIIGGTGSGKSTLIHLIPRFYDVTSGTVSLDGVDVRQLTQEQLREAIGYVPQKALLFTGTIAENIRYGKEDATDEEVARAAEIAQADEFISAMEGGYEGLITQGGGNVSGGQKQRLSIARALVRRPEVYVFDDSFSALDFKTDARLRAALKQETTQSTVLIVAQRVSTVMEADRIIVLEEGQIAGIGKHQELMETSSVYREIVASQLSEEEIA
- a CDS encoding MarR family winged helix-turn-helix transcriptional regulator, which translates into the protein MNERENEGDSTPDEPITDTPSSSIEEPPQSQEPPQSQESSLPQEPPQSQEPLLSQEPPQSQEPSPTQAPPCSEAPDLQAPCGEEPEDGWGEAARQLMKSFGLFRKRPWEQMSLGGYTGGEIKVLMTLKFHAAMQETDSLKVSEISSRMGVTSPTITQFINGLEAKGLVTRIMDPQDRRAVRVELTEEGQQIADQAHEAFRAHFKGLVQYLGREESAELARLLTKVYIYWTEHEAAPPPPGSEAKGEE
- a CDS encoding ATP-dependent DNA helicase produces the protein MSHRIEISVRPLVEYVFRSGSIVSGFRTSSSLTEGTRAHQLIQRSYGEQDQKEVHLTAEIPCGDLIFAIEGRCDGLILSGDGPVIDEIKSTAGTLEEIQEDTYPVHWAQAQMYAYMYNRLHPQTPITVQLTYIQIRSQEIKTFRRILTAAELEEFALGVAESYAPYARLRLQHAQQRDESIRQLSFPFPDYRQGQRRLMGAVYRSIGEGQRLFAKAPTGIGKTISTLFPSIKAMGEGTLQRIFYLTAKTITRTAAEEALEHLAAEGLRLHAVTLTAKDKICFGAEEGCTSEGCVFSEGYYDRINGAILDLLEHETSMTRPVIEAYARKHRVCPFEFSLDAAYAADVVICDYNYIFDPKVSLKRMQEDAKKSSVLLVDEGHNLVDRARSMYSAELRKSMFLDVQRAFKERNPGVYQAAKTVNNRFIVLRKVSGEEPRVVGSSQPEMLDELLEAFVQQAEPELMSGRGGEENELLLECYFAAQGYLRISRLYDERYVTYAEMDGSEVFLKLFCLNPSHLLRQAGKNFRSTIIFSATLTPLMYYRDMLGAEEEDYSLSIPSPFSADQLEVKLLPVSTRYKDRERSKGAILSLLTELVKEKPVNTLVFLPSYPYMQEIHAAFSAAHPEMRTLLQGHGMSEGEREAFLGAFRQSGGGPIVGFAVMGGIFSEGIDLKGERLSSVVVVGVGLPQLSFENDIIRTYFDRLGKNGYDYAYVYPGMNKVLQAGGRLIRSESDTGTLVLVDDRFQNRQYHQLLPEEWRSYKRL